In the genome of Lathyrus oleraceus cultivar Zhongwan6 chromosome 4, CAAS_Psat_ZW6_1.0, whole genome shotgun sequence, the window TTAAACCAAAAACCCCTAACGAACAGGTGCCTATGGAATTAACAGACCAGGGGTTAGATGTCGTCTATGACAAAGAGCCTCTGGGATTCGAAAAATATCTAGTGATGTCGAGTGCGAAGATGTTAGCGCAAGATCCCCTTGAAGAAATTGATCTTGGAGATGGGAGCATAAAAAGAATCACCTACATCAGCACTAAACTGGACCCCAAGTTGAAAGTAAGAGTAATTGAACTGCTAAGAGAAAACAAAGACTGCTTTGCTTGGGACTATgacgagatgcctggtttgaAGAGGGAACTGGTCGAATTGAAGCTGCCTATCATGGATGGCAAGAAGCCCATCAAGCAGACTCCAAGGAGATTCACCCCAGATATCCTCTCAAAGATCAAaaaagaggtcgaaagacttcttcGATGCAATTTCATCAGGACcacaaggtatgtcgaatggattgcaaacATAGTTCCTGTAATTAAGAAAATAGGATCTTTAAGAGTATAAATAGATTTTCATGATCTAAATGCAACAACTCCTAAAGATGAGTATCCAATGCCTGTGGAAAAGTTGTTGGTTGACTCAGTTGCAGGCTATGAATATCTTAGCatgcttgatggatattctggctATAACCAGATTTTCGTTGCTGAAGAGGATGTTTCCAAAACAGCCTTTCGATGTCTAGGGGCAATAGGCACTTATTAGTTGATAGTTATGCCCTTTGGTTtaaaaaatgttggggcaacataccagcgagCAATGAATTCTATATTCCATGATTATATAGAGACATTTATGCAGGTTTATATagatgatattgtgataaaatctaTATCAGACGAAAATCATCTAACCCATCTCAGCcaatcattcgaaagaatgagaaaacaTGGCTTAAAGATGAATCCTATTAAATGTGCATTCTTTGTGTAGGTTGGAGATTTTCtgggctttgtggtccataaaaagGGGATAGAAATCAATCAGAATAAGACGAAGGCTATTATGAAGACCAAAGCACCATCAACTAAGAAAGAATTGCAATCATTATTAGGAAAGATAAACTTCCTGAGAAGATTCATCTCAAACTTAAGTGGTCGAACTCAAGCCTTCTCTCCCCTCCTACGCCTGAAACAAGGGAAGTTCGAATGGAATGATGAACATCAAAAGGCATTCAACAAGATCAAGCATTATCTGACGAATCCTCCTATCTTGTCACCACAATGTGGAAAGAAGCCTATGAGATTATATAGATCAGCTTCCGACACTACTATAGGTAGCATGTTAGCACAAGAGAATGAagatggcgtcgaaagagccatttattatcttagtagggttttaaatgatgcagaaactagataCACTTCAATAGAAAAGTTGTGTCTTTGTTTACATTTCTCTTGTACTAAACTCAAGTATTACATAAAACCTATTGATTTATACGTCTCTTCACACTTTGATGTCATTAAGTATATGTTATCGAAGCCAATAATGCAcagtcgaattggaaaatgggcatTAGCCCTCACTGAATACTCTTTAGCCTTTATGCCTTTAAGGGCAATGAAGGGACAAATAGTATCAGACTTTATTGTAGACCATGTAGTGGTCGAAAGTCCTCAACTTCAAGTTGAGTTAAAACCTTGGAGATTATTCTTCGACGGTTCCACTCATAAGGATGGAAGTGGAGTTGGGATCATGATAATTTCTCCTGATGGaattccaacaaaactcaaatatAGAATCAAAGGTCCCCTTTGTTCTAACAacgaagcagaatatgaagcccTTATTGCAGGACTTAAGGCTTTGAtggaattgggggcaactagGGTCGAAATTAAAGGAGACTCAGAATTAGTAATTAAGCAACTAACGAAAGAGTACAAATgtataaaagaaaatttgattatgTACTTCATTGTTGCAAATAGGTTGCTCAATTTTTTTGAATATATAGACATAAAACATGTTCCTAGAATAAAAAACCAAGAAGCTAATGACTTAGCACAAATAGCTTCAGGGTATAGAATTTCAAAAGAGAAGCTAGAGGAACTTGTCGAAGTAAGAGGAAAAGCAATGGCTGCCAGATTGTCTCCGACAGATTTGGAAAGCACTCGGTTAGGATATGCTAACAAAGAAGAGTTTGAAGTACTGGCCATTGATACCTTAATGGATACAAATTGGAGGAATCCAATTATTAATTATCTCAAGGACCCTTCGATAGATACAGAAAGAAAAACCAAGTACAGGGTTTTATCTTATGTTTTGATGGGGAATGAATTATTCAGGAAAACCCCTGAAGGGATCCTGTTGAAATGTTTAGGAGAAAATGAGGCGTACTTAGCATTATCTAGTGTACATAGTGGAGCCTGTGGAGCACACCAGGCAGGACATAAGATGAAATGGTTTCTTTTCAGATATGGAATGTATTGGCCCACCATGTTAAAAGATTGTATAGAGTTTGCTAAGGGTTGCCAagaatgtcaagtacatgcaggaATTCAACATGCTCCTGCAAGTGAGCTTCATGCAATTATCAAGCCTTGGCCTTTCAGAGGTTGGGCATTAGATCtaattggggaaattcgaccTACTTCATCCAAAGGTCAAAAGTACATCCTTGTAGGAAttgactatttcactaaatgggtcgaagcagtacctttagtaaatgtggatcaagaaaCTGTCATTGAATTCATTCAAAGGCAAATATTATATAGATTTGGGATCCCAGAAAgtataacaacagatcaaggatcagtttttactggtcgaaagatgcaagaatttgcaaaggaaatgggtttcaaattattaacatccacaccctattatgctcaagccaatgggcaagTCGAAGCAACCAATAAAGTAATAATTGGTTTAATAAAAAAGCATGTAGGGAAGAAGTCaaaaaattggcacaaaactTTAGATCAAGCACTTTGGGCTTGTCGAACCTCCCCTAAAGAAGCTACTAACACTACACCTTTCCAACTTACATTTGGACATGATGCAATATTGCCTATCGAAATCTACTTGCAATCAATGAGAATCCAAAGACAAGGAGAAATTCCATCTGACCTATATTGGGAAATGATGATGAATGAACTGGTTGATTTGGACGAAGAAAGGTTGCATGCATTAGAAGTATTAAGAAGACAGAAGGAGAGGGTAGCGAGAGCATAAAATAAGAGGGTCAAAGGTAAAACTTTCATTATGAATGATTTAGTTTGGAAAGTTATATTACTAGTAAACAGTCATTTATGGATGAGTTCACAAggatgacatgggtatcccttataaagttcaaacacgaggtgtttgcTGAACTTAAGAAATTCAAAATTAAGACTGAGAAACAGAATGGtcagactctgaagattctctgaATTGATGGTAGAGGTAAGTATAACTCTATAGAGTTCAAGAAGTTCTATGAGGAGAATGAAATTGAGCATAAAGTGACTGCTCCATATAATCCTAAACATAATGGTTTTGCTAAAAGGAAAAGAGCATGCTGAAGGAGAAAAAGCTTCCTAACACTTTGTGGGGAGAAATTGTTGCCACCGCGACATATGTGCTCAACAGGTGTCCAATGAATAAGCTGAAGAAAATTGTTCCTTTTGAGAGatggactggagataagcaaaaTGTGAGTCATTTCAGAGTATTTGGTTATGTTTGTTATAAACCAGTTCCATAAGATACTAGAAAGAAACTTGATGATAAAAGTAAGGTGATGTTACAGGTGGGGCATGACAGTACATGCGATTATAAGCTTTATTGTTCATTCACTAATAAGGTTGAAGTCAACTGAGATTTTATTATGAAAGAGTCGGAAGTATGGGATTGGAgcaagtctcaatccaactccGGTGCAGAGTTAACTTTTGAAGATATTGATTCTGATTTGAAGATGAGTCAGAGCCTGAAAATGATTCTGAGAGTGAGTCAGAATCAGAAAGTGAGATTGATTATGAGGAagaatctgattctgatccaGGTTATGATGGTGATTCAGATTCTGGTGGTAGTCCAGATTCTGAGAATATTCTAGATTCTAATGGTGATTCAGTTTGTGGTGGTAGTCCAGATTTTGATCGTGGTCATGCTTCTGAAGTTCGTACTTTTGGAGTTCCAGCATCCGATACTGTTCTAGAATCAGAAGgttctgaacaagttcagaggccACAAAGAAATAGAAACATTCCGAGAAGGTTTGCAGAGTTTGATATGTTGCAAGATACTAAAGTAGATTCTAAAGGGGAAGTTATTCAatgtgccatgttagtagactaAGAACCCGTGAGTATGGAAGCAGCTCTCAAGCAGAAAGTTTGGCTGAAGGCCATGGAAGAAGAACTTGATTCCATAGAGAGAAACAACACTTCGAAGCTGACAAAACTTCCAAAGAATAAGAAAGTCATCAGCGTGAGATGGGTTTATAAGGtgaagttaaagccagatggatcaattggcaaacacaaagcaaggttagttGTGAGAGGTTTTCTAAAAAAACCTGGGTTAGATTACCTTGCAGTGTTTGCACCTGTAGTAAGATATGAAACAATCAGGCTGGTGATTGTAGTAGAAGCTAACATGAATTGACCTCTTATGCATTTAGACGTGAAATCTGCACTTTTGAATggtccattagaagaagaggTTTATGTGCCACAACCTCCTGGAAAAAGAATCAGGAAGAAATGGTGTACAGATTACAGAAAGCTTTGTATGGACAGAAGTAATCCCCTGGAGCTTGGAATTtaaaaattgattcatttttcaagaagtAACTATTTCATAAATGTGAGATAGAGTGTGGTGTCTATATTCAACGTACTTCTGAAGGCaatatgattctggtgtgtctgtatgttgatgatatattGCTATCATGAAGTTGTGAACATGAGATAGTTAAGTTCAAGAAGGAGCtaatgaatgagtttgagatgactgataTAGAAAATATGGTTTATTTTCTAGTGATTAAGAGTATGTACTCTGAGAAAGGCATAAATTTACATTAGGTgaaatatgaacttgagcttctaaAGAGGTTTGAGTTGTTGAATTATAAAATTATTGCCACACCTGCTGATATAAATCAGACATTGGATTTTGATTCTGACGGTGATGATGTAGATGCGACAACGTTAAAGTAGTTGGTATggtctctgaggtatttgtgtagtaccagacctgatatttgctatgTAATTGGAATAATGAGTAAGTTTATGAGTAAACCGAAATGGTCTTATTACCAAGCTGTTGTCAGAATTCTAAGGTATAtaaagggaactctgaagtatggagttttgttccctttTAGTGCTGAAAGTGACTCAAAACTTTTGAGTTACTCAGATTCTAATTGGTGTGGAGATAGAATTGACATAAGAAGTACTTCTAGGTACTTGTTTAAGTTTCTAGGAAGTCCTATTTCTTCGTGTTCCATGAAGCAACAAGTTATTGTTTTGTCAACTTGTGAAGCATAATATATTATTGGCGATGTGATTGCATCTTAAGTTGTGTGACTTCTGAATTTactgcaggatctgaagatcaaagTAAACAAGCCATTGAAGTCGATGATTGATAACAAGTCCGCAATCAGTCTTGCCAAtaacccagtgttgcatgggaaaagcaagcatattgagattAAGTGTCATTTTCTCAGAAATCATGTTCAGAATGGAGTGCTAAAAAGTTGTGCAATATAGCATCCCGAAGCAGCTGGTAGATGTTCTGACAAAGGcgatcaagactgatcaatttctcctcttaagggatggaattggtgttgttAGTTTGTGTTAAGTTGAATATGAATTAATGGATGATGTTAGaattttaattcatatttttatATACATCTAGAaaaagtttgttagagggtattttagtatttccTCTAAAATGTTATTTGTATTTAGGCAAATGAGTAGTATGAACAAACTATACATTTATTTCTTTTGTAGTGTGTGTATTTTATACTCATTTTAATAGTTGTTGAAGTTTGTTATTATTCTATATTCTGTCTCTTATTTATTTCTATTGTTCATCTTTATCATCTTATAAACTAACCATAATAATATTCATATATGATATTTGTATGAAAAttttttcatttcaaaatttGGAAGAAAAACTGAAAGTAAAAATATATAAAGATTCCATAAGTTTGGCTCCTTACAATAGTTTTTGACAAGAAACATTTTATTCCTGCATCAAAATGAATTAAGCTCCCATAATGCATTTTTTGTTATAATAACTTAATTTCTTTAAAACAACGTAGAGAAAAAAATGTTTCAAACTTATTCTTAACAACAAAGTACTCTTATTTCACTTATTAACTTTGTCCTTCGAACTTTTTTCTTTAGAAGTCAACATTATCAAACAACTATACAATGAATATTAACAACTTATGCATCCATGCTTTGTTCCTCACAGAAATTGCAGAAAGCAGTGTAGGCATTTTTAACTCCTTGTGCACGTATGCTGTTAAACAAACATACAAATTTATCTTAGCAAACTAAAAATATATAGAAACACCTATGAAGGTAGATGCCAAATAGAATTTAATGGCACAAAAAGTCTTATTTATTTAGATTCTATAAGCTTTTACATTTTCTACCTGGCTTTAATAAAATTGTATACCTTTCACTACTATCCTGGATTAACACTTTGAATCATGAAAAAAAAAGGTAGAACATGCATCACATCAATTTCCATCATCATAGTAAAACACACAAATCCTAATCTCTCATTTATGGATTTTCCCCACCAAAGTCATGTCTAACTTGTAACCACCTTGAATCAAGATGATGATAGATGGAGATGAGTTTTTTATTGATCCAATCTTTCTTCACTAGTGCAAAAACAGAAACTTACACCCTTTTTTATATTTTTTACACGCATTATTAGATGATGTAAATTCAGAAGATGAGAAATGTCTGACAAATTTACATTTGTTTTAAAATGGGTGTAAATAGATGGTATATTACGCCTATTTAAGAGAAAATATGTGTAAattgctatatatatatatatatatatatatatatatatatatatatatatatatatatatatatatatatatatatatatatatatatatatatatatatttcaaataAACAAATTTACATCCTatttaataaaaatcaaatataaaatgAATAATGCTTATTAAAAATGTCAACAAAGTTACACCAGATTTTAAGAAAATAGGGTGTAAAAGTATGGTATATTACACCCTATTGTAGTTATGACATGTGTAAAATATTTGATAATCATATTATATTTAATTTCATTTACATGCTATTTTATAGGACCAAATATTTTTTTATATCACTGGACATGTGTAAAAAAATTAGATTCATTTTTTAATGCtattttaaaaaatcattaaaccaaatatttttatataaCATTCATTCACTAAACAAAAATCacaataaaaaaaaaatattctAGCAGTATCGTATATATGTCTTACATCATAATAATATTATCTAATTCCTTTAACTCATACATCAAAATCATATTATCTCGTATCAAGAAGTTATAATATTTTTTCATGTATTTCCAATTTACTAAGTTCGACACAGGTACAAAATCTTTCAAACAGTGTAAGTATGTCCTTTGAGGATGAACAATCCATTACATGATCTAGCCAGGATAAAATTCAAAATCTGTTTTAAAATTTTGGCAGTTTTGTAACTATGCTATAATGAGACTTACATATATCATGCATAATACGATTTACATATATCCTGAAATTTATGAGATGCTATTCACAAAATCTCCTACTTAACAAAATTATATTTCTATGTGTATCTATAAAAACTCTCACATTCTTCTATATAGGTACATATAAGAAATTAGAgggaaaatgaaaataaaaaacaaacatGTGTAACTTTTTTATATACATATGCATAGTCTCAAACTGCCCATTGTACACTATCGCTTAACAATGTTAGAAAAGAATACACATAATCCAATGTAACTATCTAAAAAAAATGACAATAATATTTTCAATAGTAGGAAAAATTCCATATCTATCAATCCAATGACTATTTCCTGAAAAATCAGTTAGAATGGCTGCCTGCTTAAATTTCAGCAGCAGATTCCATAACTTAATCCATATCTACTATCCCACAAAAGGAACTCAATTGAAGCATTTCCAGATTACTGACCAGCTGCTACTTCATCTTTTTTTACGCATAGCTGCTCTGCGTGAATGACAATGAAATAAAGTTAATAATGAGCTACAAATATTCTAGGTATATAAAATGATACTATCTCCGTTCATTTTTATATAGAGATAACTCACTTTTTATATTCATTGAATAATCAATGTATTTAGTCTATAAACTGACCAAATACATTGATTATTCAATGAATATAAAATATGAGTCAGTCTCTTATAAAAGGAACGAAGATAGTAATAAGTAAACGAGATTATGAACAAAGAAAATATCTAATTAGAGAACAAGAGTTCTTACTCAGATATTCATAAGCCAATACCATTGTAGTACCCCATGCTGATGTGCTGATCAATCTTGGAATAAATCCTCTATATACACCTTTCCAACCATCCTCCCTAATCAATTCTATAACTACTTGTTTAACAGAGGTTTTCTTTTCATGTCCTGTCGCCTGTGGCGCAAGCCATTGAGTCAGAGAAAATGTAGGAGTCGATTGATGCGCTAAATAATAGAAGAGCATGCAGAGAAAGGGAAAGAAAGAAGAAAACAATTGTCTATAGGGCTATACAAAATAGACAAAAACATCTAAGCCGGTGCAGTTGTCCTAACATAGAAAATAGGTATCAAATAAATCATTTTTCAGAAAGAAAAAGGCGCAAAACAGATAATATGGCACTTGGATTAAATGATTACATTGTCATCACTAAAGCAAGAGAAATAACATTGTCAACAAGGATATGAATACCTCTAACCTGTCTTGATTGTATGAGTGGAGTTGTAATGCACGATGCAATAGCACCATCAATGATGCCCCCTCCTGCGTGAACTAACACAATCTTGGCCAGACTAGGAGTAGCTTCCTCAGATTTGACATCATCTTCCAAGAATCTGCTAAAGCAACCAGCAAAGATGATTATTCTCCTTGATATTGATGGTTTCCCTAATTATG includes:
- the LOC127137641 gene encoding uncharacterized protein LOC127137641, which produces MPVEKLLVDSVAGYEYLSMLDGYSGYNQIFVAEEDVGDFLGFVVHKKGIEINQNKTKAIMKTKAPSTKKELQSLLGKINFLRRFISNLSGRTQAFSPLLRLKQGKFEWNDEHQKAFNKIKHYLTNPPILSPQCGKKPMRLYRSASDTTIETRYTSIEKLCLCLHFSCTKLKYYIKPIDLYVSSHFDVIKYMLSKPIMHSRIGKWALALTEYSLAFMPLRAMKGQIVSDFIVDHVVVESPQLQVELKPWRLFFDGSTHKDGSGVGIMIISPDGIPTKLKYRIKGPLCSNNEAEYEALIAGLKALMELGATRVEIKGDSELVIKQLTKEYKCIKENLIMYFIVANRLLNFFEYIDIKHVPRIKNQEANDLAQIASGYRISKEKLEELVEVRGKAMAARLSPTDLESTRLGYANKEEFEVLAIDTLMDTNWRNPIINYLKDPSIDTERKTKYRVLSYVLMGNELFRKTPEGILLKCLGENEAYLALSSVHSGACGAHQAGHKMKWFLFRYGMYWPTMLKDCIEFAKGCQECQVHAGIQHAPANESEPENDSESESESESEIDYEEESDSDPGYDGDSDSGGSPDSENILDSNGDSVCGGSPDFDRGHASEVRTFGVPASDTVLESEGSEQVQRPQRNRNIPRRFAEFDMLQDTKVDSKGEVIQCAMLVD